The proteins below are encoded in one region of Sphingobacterium sp. R2:
- a CDS encoding fumarate reductase/succinate dehydrogenase flavoprotein subunit codes for MTLNSKIPDGPLDQKWTRYKKTAKLVNPANRKKLDVIVIGTGLAGSSIAASLGEMGYQVKSFCFQDSPRRAHSVAAQGGVNAAKNYKNDGDSVYRMFVDTLKGGDFRAREANVYRMAECSLNLIDQAVAQGVPFGREYGGYLNNRSFGGVQVSRTFYARGQTGQQLLLGAYQALMRQVGKGAVQLFSRHEMLDIVVIDGKARGVIVRNLDTGELERHAAHTVILATGGYGKIYYLSTLAMGCNGSAIWRAHKKGALMASPSWIQIHPTSLPQSGDYQSKLTLMSESLRNDGRIWVPLKEDEKREPNAIPEEERDYYLERRYPAFGNLAPRDISSRAAKERIDAGFGIGPLKNAVYLDFAKAIREQGKQKIQEKYGNLFDMYEKITGYDAYKEPMMISPSAHFSMGGLWIDYELMTSLPGLFALGEANFADHGANRLGANSLLQASVDGYFIAPYTIANYLANDIHTGKISTDHIEFERAEVGVRAQIDRFLKIKGSKTVDYFHKTLGKILYDYCGLARNEKGLRYAIVEINRLKQEFYKDVIVSGEANTLNTELEKAGRVADYFEIGELMCYDALTRNESCGAHFREEYQTADGEALRNDAEYQFISAWAWKGEGQEPELIREPLIFEEIQPTVRSYK; via the coding sequence ATGACATTAAATTCAAAAATACCGGATGGACCATTGGATCAAAAATGGACCCGTTATAAAAAGACTGCCAAGCTTGTTAATCCTGCAAATCGTAAAAAACTGGATGTTATCGTTATCGGAACCGGACTGGCGGGTAGCTCCATCGCAGCTTCTCTTGGGGAGATGGGGTATCAGGTAAAATCCTTCTGCTTTCAGGACAGTCCGAGAAGGGCACATTCTGTGGCTGCTCAAGGTGGTGTAAATGCCGCAAAAAATTATAAAAATGACGGGGACAGTGTTTATCGTATGTTTGTTGATACGCTAAAGGGCGGTGATTTTCGTGCCCGTGAGGCCAATGTCTATCGTATGGCCGAATGTTCGCTCAATTTAATCGACCAGGCAGTTGCACAGGGTGTTCCTTTCGGTCGTGAATATGGAGGCTATCTGAACAATCGATCTTTCGGAGGTGTACAGGTAAGTCGTACATTCTATGCGAGAGGTCAAACTGGACAGCAGCTTCTTTTGGGAGCTTATCAGGCACTTATGCGCCAGGTCGGCAAAGGTGCCGTACAGCTTTTTTCCAGGCATGAAATGCTCGACATCGTTGTAATAGATGGAAAGGCACGTGGCGTTATTGTTCGAAATCTCGATACAGGGGAGCTTGAACGACACGCTGCACATACCGTTATACTAGCAACCGGAGGGTATGGTAAAATTTATTATCTATCGACACTAGCAATGGGCTGTAACGGCTCTGCCATTTGGCGGGCACACAAGAAGGGTGCATTAATGGCCTCCCCGAGCTGGATTCAGATTCATCCGACTTCGTTGCCGCAGTCTGGCGATTATCAGTCTAAATTAACACTAATGTCAGAGTCGTTACGTAATGACGGAAGGATTTGGGTTCCCTTGAAAGAAGATGAGAAGCGGGAACCAAACGCTATTCCGGAGGAAGAGAGAGATTACTATTTAGAACGTCGTTATCCGGCATTTGGTAATCTTGCTCCAAGGGACATTTCATCTCGGGCGGCCAAAGAACGGATTGATGCTGGCTTTGGGATTGGTCCACTTAAAAATGCTGTTTACCTTGATTTTGCGAAAGCTATTAGAGAACAGGGGAAACAGAAAATACAAGAGAAATATGGTAATCTGTTCGATATGTATGAAAAGATTACGGGATATGATGCTTATAAAGAACCGATGATGATTTCACCCTCCGCGCATTTTTCAATGGGGGGATTATGGATAGATTATGAGCTGATGACAAGCCTGCCGGGCTTATTTGCGTTAGGTGAAGCTAATTTTGCAGACCACGGTGCAAATAGATTGGGTGCCAATTCCTTGCTCCAAGCCTCTGTGGATGGTTATTTTATTGCGCCCTATACGATTGCAAATTATTTGGCAAACGATATTCACACGGGGAAAATTTCTACAGACCATATTGAGTTTGAACGTGCAGAGGTAGGTGTTCGTGCGCAAATTGATCGATTTTTAAAGATCAAAGGCAGTAAAACCGTAGATTATTTTCATAAAACACTGGGTAAAATACTCTATGACTATTGTGGGCTCGCGCGTAATGAGAAAGGCCTCCGTTATGCTATTGTGGAGATTAATAGGCTGAAGCAAGAGTTTTATAAAGATGTAATTGTTAGTGGTGAAGCCAATACCTTAAATACAGAATTGGAAAAAGCTGGACGTGTAGCCGATTACTTTGAAATTGGAGAATTGATGTGTTATGATGCGTTGACGCGGAACGAATCCTGTGGGGCACATTTCCGGGAGGAATATCAGACTGCAGATGGGGAGGCATTACGGAATGACGCTGAATATCAGTTTATTTCCGCTTGGGCCTGGAAGGGAGAGGGGCAAGAACCTGAGCTAATTCGGGAACCATTAATTTTTGAAGAAATACAACCAACTGTAAGAAGCTATAAATAA
- a CDS encoding succinate dehydrogenase cytochrome b subunit has translation MLTTLSKKMLMCLTGLFLAFFLLIHFLGNLQLFLPQEQAHLQFNAYSHFLAGNILIKIISYVLYASIIVHALDGLIITVKNKKTGAHYVSDHRGRASKWYSRNMGILGTLILIFLVIHFQNFWYVYKFGALPLDERGNKDLYVLVIEVFQQWWYVLIYVLSMVALCYHLIHGIHSAIRTLGLFHPKFVKWFKIIGISYSVIISIGFALMPIYIFFTVK, from the coding sequence ATGTTAACTACATTGTCAAAGAAGATGCTTATGTGTCTGACGGGTTTATTTTTAGCGTTCTTTTTACTGATTCACTTTCTTGGGAACTTACAGCTATTCTTACCGCAGGAACAAGCACATCTACAATTTAATGCCTACTCACATTTTTTGGCAGGCAATATCTTGATCAAAATTATTTCTTACGTACTTTATGCAAGCATTATTGTGCATGCTTTGGACGGATTGATCATCACCGTAAAGAATAAAAAGACCGGTGCCCACTATGTTTCAGATCATCGGGGAAGGGCAAGCAAGTGGTATTCGCGAAATATGGGGATTTTAGGGACCCTGATCCTCATTTTTTTAGTTATCCATTTCCAGAATTTTTGGTACGTGTATAAATTTGGCGCTCTTCCACTTGATGAACGCGGTAACAAGGATTTATATGTGCTTGTAATTGAGGTTTTTCAGCAATGGTGGTATGTACTTATTTACGTTTTATCTATGGTTGCCCTGTGTTATCATCTTATTCATGGGATTCATAGTGCGATTCGAACTTTGGGCTTATTCCATCCCAAATTTGTTAAATGGTTTAAGATTATTGGTATCAGCTATTCGGTCATCATAAGCATTGGTTTTGCTTTGATGCCTATTTATATATTTTTTACAGTTAAATAA
- a CDS encoding anion permease, which yields MKEISIKNVAITFLVALILWFIPIPKGVRPEAWHLFAIFSANILGIILKAAPMGTMCMMAIAFTALTQVLAPEDAGKSITKALTGFGDKVIWLIGISFFIARGFIKTGLGNRIAFLFIRVFGKSSLGLAYGLGLADVCLAPAIPSNTARGGGIIYPIMKSMAISFDSVPDKPETHRKLGSYLTLNSYYMNLIASSMFLTGTASNPMCQKFAANLGIDITWMSWAIAGFIPGIVAFFVVPLVLYKLYPPELKKTGDAPKMAAQKLKEMGPISRNEWLMLLAFFILLALWIFGGSFSIDATTTAFIGLTLLLLTSVLTWEDVKAEKGAWDTIVWFAVLVMMASSLNELGFIGWFSDLIKVQIGDLSWQIAFPVIILVYFFSHYIFASATAHVAAMYAALLGVGVSLGIPPMLLAMMLGFLGSIYGVLTHYGHGPAPVFFGSGYVDLKSWWLRGLEIGIVLLVIYMGVGGLWMKVIGYY from the coding sequence ATGAAAGAAATCAGTATTAAAAATGTTGCCATTACTTTTCTAGTAGCACTCATTTTATGGTTTATCCCAATACCGAAAGGCGTCCGTCCAGAAGCCTGGCATTTATTTGCAATTTTCTCCGCAAACATTCTTGGGATTATTTTAAAAGCGGCTCCTATGGGTACGATGTGTATGATGGCCATTGCGTTTACGGCCCTGACACAAGTATTGGCGCCGGAAGATGCGGGTAAGTCGATTACAAAAGCTTTGACAGGTTTTGGAGATAAGGTAATTTGGTTGATTGGTATCTCCTTTTTTATTGCCCGGGGTTTTATTAAAACTGGACTGGGAAATCGAATTGCCTTTCTTTTTATTCGAGTTTTTGGAAAGAGTTCATTAGGACTTGCTTATGGATTGGGCTTGGCGGATGTTTGTTTGGCTCCGGCGATTCCCAGTAATACAGCTCGAGGGGGTGGGATTATTTATCCCATCATGAAATCGATGGCAATTAGTTTTGATTCTGTTCCAGATAAGCCAGAGACACATCGAAAATTGGGATCCTATCTGACTTTAAATAGTTATTATATGAATCTAATTGCTTCTTCGATGTTTTTGACGGGAACGGCCAGTAATCCAATGTGTCAAAAATTTGCTGCAAACCTAGGAATTGATATTACCTGGATGTCCTGGGCGATTGCTGGATTTATACCCGGTATTGTCGCATTTTTTGTAGTTCCGCTTGTTCTTTATAAGTTATATCCACCTGAATTGAAAAAAACAGGTGATGCACCTAAGATGGCGGCGCAGAAATTAAAAGAGATGGGACCAATTTCCAGAAATGAATGGTTAATGCTTTTGGCGTTCTTTATCTTATTGGCATTATGGATTTTTGGTGGTTCTTTTTCAATTGATGCGACAACCACAGCCTTCATCGGTTTGACACTACTTTTACTGACCTCTGTATTGACCTGGGAGGATGTTAAAGCCGAAAAAGGAGCATGGGATACGATTGTTTGGTTTGCTGTTTTGGTTATGATGGCCAGTTCCTTAAATGAGCTTGGCTTTATCGGCTGGTTTAGCGACCTGATCAAAGTACAGATTGGTGATTTAAGTTGGCAAATAGCCTTTCCGGTAATCATTCTTGTTTATTTCTTTAGTCACTACATTTTTGCGAGTGCTACCGCGCATGTTGCGGCTATGTATGCGGCCTTGTTGGGGGTTGGTGTTTCTTTGGGTATTCCGCCAATGCTGCTTGCAATGATGCTTGGATTCTTGGGCTCTATCTATGGTGTTTTGACACATTATGGCCATGGCCCTGCACCGGTATTTTTTGGAAGCGGATACGTCGATTTAAAATCATGGTGGCTGCGTGGACTGGAAATTGGTATCGTATTATTGGTGATTTATATGGGCGTTGGTGGATTGTGGATGAAGGTTATAGGCTATTATTAA
- a CDS encoding porin codes for MKKRYIPISIACLLSHTLVKGQESGTVQEHKVDSVQQKKDDTTYPKLQVKGLFQARYLVSATKDVDVNGLHHSDGSGTDNNFMVKYMRVQMRAQISKRTEVAVLANLADFKSDPKTKVLENAYLKYTFSPKLAITVGQFRPWFGIEETYPIDIIKSLDWSNQYLEFGKLGWASFQIGVAATGETTLGDMPFSYSLSVLNGNGKNQVVDNDNGKQYATRLVFGLSKKYGVNLGLNGGVGDVMKKQVHALGVDLTGNVSFGKRWNLDMQLEAKQAINHNLYYSLEESARTSKLSDYLVRGIYFLPNLRYEVNYFNLSAFELSCRYEYIDPNYKLNANARQTYTPMFGLEFLKNYGARIQLGLQLDRYKKQTENTSEFNKNLFIVQVQSRF; via the coding sequence ATGAAGAAACGCTACATTCCAATTTCTATTGCATGTTTATTGAGCCATACCTTGGTCAAAGGGCAAGAATCAGGTACTGTACAAGAGCATAAAGTTGATTCTGTGCAACAAAAAAAAGATGACACGACATATCCCAAGCTTCAGGTGAAAGGTTTGTTTCAGGCCCGTTATCTCGTTAGTGCTACAAAAGATGTCGATGTCAATGGGCTACATCACAGTGATGGTTCAGGTACGGATAACAATTTTATGGTAAAATATATGCGGGTACAGATGCGCGCTCAGATTAGCAAGCGTACTGAAGTTGCCGTATTAGCTAACCTCGCAGATTTCAAAAGTGATCCCAAAACAAAAGTGCTCGAAAATGCCTACTTGAAATATACATTTAGTCCCAAATTGGCAATCACAGTGGGCCAATTTCGTCCTTGGTTTGGCATCGAGGAAACTTACCCTATTGACATCATCAAATCGTTGGACTGGTCGAACCAGTATCTTGAATTCGGTAAATTAGGTTGGGCAAGTTTTCAAATCGGGGTTGCTGCGACAGGCGAGACTACGCTAGGCGATATGCCCTTTAGTTATTCCTTATCTGTGCTGAACGGGAACGGGAAGAATCAAGTTGTTGATAACGATAATGGTAAGCAATATGCCACCCGTTTGGTCTTTGGGCTTTCAAAGAAGTATGGTGTTAATTTAGGGCTTAATGGTGGCGTAGGTGATGTGATGAAAAAACAAGTACATGCATTAGGTGTAGATCTAACTGGTAATGTTAGTTTTGGTAAACGATGGAATCTTGATATGCAACTGGAAGCAAAACAGGCGATCAATCATAACCTGTATTATTCTTTGGAAGAAAGTGCGCGAACATCCAAGTTGAGCGACTATTTGGTCCGCGGTATCTATTTTCTACCCAACTTAAGATATGAAGTGAATTATTTCAATCTAAGTGCTTTTGAGCTATCATGTCGGTATGAGTATATTGACCCAAATTACAAACTCAATGCAAATGCGCGTCAAACATATACGCCGATGTTTGGCTTGGAATTTTTAAAAAATTATGGTGCAAGAATACAGTTGGGACTTCAATTGGACCGATATAAAAAGCAAACAGAGAATACCAGCGAATTCAACAAAAATTTATTTATTGTTCAAGTACAAAGTCGATTCTAA
- the glsA gene encoding glutaminase A → MRKNVRLVACIIGLISCGSIPVAFAQNSIQNQQGAKSAIVDKALLDRILDKNRQSFKEGKVADYIPELGKANASSIALSVVNSDGTIVSIGDVQQRFTIQSISKIVSLMIAVLENGEQVVFNNMGYYGTDKPFNHFANLETSGIPLNPMMNAGAILTTSLIKGTGEEPFLKIRNMIRFITNNEKIDYSKSVYNSERETGNRNRGMFYLMRNNGLIDGDGEDKLNNYFKQCSIEITAEDLAKIGFFFANHCVRYDGNKQYNNPSLSQLVQSQMLIAGMYEFSGEYARTVGLPSKSGVGGGIAVSVPNKMGIGAYSPALDQHGNSVAAYRMILDLVREKSLSLFY, encoded by the coding sequence ATGAGAAAAAATGTTAGGTTGGTAGCCTGTATTATTGGCTTGATATCTTGCGGATCAATTCCTGTAGCCTTTGCTCAAAATAGCATTCAAAATCAACAGGGTGCTAAATCTGCGATTGTTGATAAAGCATTGTTGGATAGAATATTGGATAAAAATAGACAGTCATTCAAAGAAGGTAAAGTAGCCGACTATATTCCGGAATTGGGTAAAGCCAACGCGTCATCCATTGCTCTTTCGGTCGTAAATAGTGATGGAACAATTGTTAGTATCGGCGACGTACAGCAAAGATTTACAATTCAGAGTATTTCAAAAATTGTTTCCCTAATGATTGCCGTACTGGAAAATGGCGAGCAAGTTGTTTTTAATAATATGGGATACTATGGCACAGACAAACCTTTCAATCATTTTGCGAATTTGGAAACATCGGGTATACCGCTCAATCCAATGATGAACGCTGGCGCCATTTTAACGACATCGCTTATTAAAGGAACAGGTGAGGAACCTTTTCTTAAAATACGCAATATGATTCGTTTTATAACAAATAATGAAAAGATTGATTATAGTAAATCCGTATATAATTCGGAACGGGAGACTGGAAATCGAAACAGAGGTATGTTCTACCTGATGCGCAACAATGGACTCATTGATGGTGATGGTGAAGATAAACTAAATAATTATTTTAAACAGTGCTCAATTGAGATAACCGCAGAGGATCTGGCTAAAATAGGTTTCTTTTTTGCCAATCACTGTGTGCGCTATGATGGAAATAAGCAATACAATAATCCAAGTCTATCTCAGCTAGTTCAATCGCAAATGCTCATTGCAGGGATGTACGAATTTAGCGGCGAATATGCCAGAACTGTGGGACTTCCAAGTAAATCGGGTGTTGGTGGCGGAATCGCTGTAAGTGTACCGAATAAAATGGGTATAGGGGCCTATAGTCCAGCCTTGGATCAACACGGTAACTCGGTGGCCGCTTATCGCATGATATTAGATTTGGTGAGAGAGAAATCACTAAGTCTCTTTTATTAA
- a CDS encoding VOC family protein, which produces MIRTEPIIAVDNVPQSSQFYQKLLGCTGQHGGETFEILTDNGTVILCLHRWGEHDHPTMRNQIQAGNGLILFFRVDNLQQIFENATLLNAVIEKDIHYNENSLKDQFILRDPDNYYLIVSA; this is translated from the coding sequence ATGATACGGACAGAACCAATCATCGCAGTGGATAACGTTCCCCAAAGCTCACAATTCTATCAAAAGCTTTTAGGCTGTACCGGTCAACATGGAGGAGAAACATTTGAAATTCTCACAGATAACGGAACTGTTATTCTCTGTTTACACAGATGGGGGGAACATGATCATCCTACTATGCGGAATCAAATACAGGCAGGGAATGGACTCATATTATTCTTTAGAGTAGACAATTTACAGCAAATTTTCGAAAACGCCACTTTGCTAAATGCAGTCATAGAGAAGGATATACATTATAACGAGAATTCTTTGAAAGATCAATTTATCCTACGTGACCCCGACAACTATTACCTGATTGTATCAGCTTAG
- the dltX gene encoding teichoic acid D-Ala incorporation-associated protein DltX has translation MVRVKFILTTVFYFCIVSILVYFLDSSALDRNLCSYS, from the coding sequence GTGGTTAGAGTAAAGTTTATTTTAACCACCGTTTTTTACTTTTGTATAGTCTCTATTTTAGTCTATTTTTTAGATTCTTCAGCCCTTGATCGAAATCTTTGTTCATATTCATGA
- a CDS encoding Bax inhibitor-1 family protein produces MEIELMLIFNPYLINRICFMESQEYILINDDAERGVFYKKTYLHVALSILAFIVLETLLIKLIPYDFIVWMVSGKFIWLFLLGCFWLGSTLSSRWTLSQSRQTQYLGLAFYIVLEAIIFLPMIFMAVFMTEGISVIYQASIMTLALFTGLTVVAFVFNKDFSFLRNILVIGGFLSLGAIVAGAIFGFELGLWFSVAMIAFASGSILYQTQNLKYSYGNEQYVGAALQLFSSIMLLFWYILRILMRRR; encoded by the coding sequence GTGGAAATAGAATTAATGCTTATTTTTAATCCTTATTTAATCAATCGAATTTGTTTTATGGAATCACAAGAGTACATTCTTATCAATGATGACGCTGAAAGGGGAGTGTTTTATAAAAAAACTTATCTTCATGTTGCGCTTTCGATTTTGGCATTTATCGTTTTGGAAACTTTGCTGATCAAATTGATCCCTTATGATTTTATCGTTTGGATGGTTAGCGGAAAATTTATTTGGTTGTTTTTATTGGGATGTTTTTGGTTAGGGTCCACACTTTCATCAAGATGGACACTTTCGCAAAGCCGTCAAACCCAATATCTAGGACTAGCTTTCTATATTGTACTGGAAGCAATTATCTTTCTGCCAATGATTTTTATGGCGGTGTTTATGACAGAAGGAATTAGTGTCATTTATCAAGCAAGTATAATGACTTTGGCATTGTTTACCGGGCTTACTGTTGTAGCATTTGTATTCAATAAAGATTTTTCATTCCTCAGGAATATTCTGGTAATTGGAGGCTTCTTATCCTTGGGGGCAATTGTCGCTGGTGCTATTTTTGGTTTTGAACTTGGATTATGGTTCTCGGTTGCAATGATTGCATTTGCTTCCGGAAGCATACTCTATCAAACTCAAAATCTGAAGTATAGTTACGGCAACGAACAATACGTTGGAGCGGCGCTACAGCTATTTTCATCAATAATGTTGCTGTTTTGGTATATTCTACGAATTTTAATGCGCAGAAGATAA
- a CDS encoding TolC family protein: protein MTNRRKIQWVIAISLSAAVTGCKVPKATQIQENKFVPQQFTDVEKSDTTNSASVKWREFFTDPNLVVLIDTALKNNQELNVTLQELAIAKNDILLRKGALKPTVGLRAGGGVEKVGRYTSQGAGDASTEIAPGKEMPDPLGDLTIGAYASWEIDVWKKLKDSEQAALNRYLATVEGKNFVLSSLIAEVARSYYELLALDNQLTIIKQNIELQDNALAVIRLQKQAARVTELAVQKFEAEVLKTKGMEFETRQQIKETENRINFLLGRFPQEIKRDKSNFVDLIPAKVQTGIPSQLLSNRPDIREAEYELTAAKLDVNIARKEFYPSLEISAALGLQAFKPSYLFKMPESVLYNLIGELAAPLINKNGLKAEFNTANAKQIQAVYNYEKTILNAYLEVSTQLSNIENLGRSYDFKTKEVEVLNNSVSVSNDLFKSARADYMEVLMTQRDVLDSKLELIETKKQQLNAVVNIYKDLGGGWK from the coding sequence ATGACTAATCGCAGAAAAATACAATGGGTCATTGCAATTTCGCTTTCAGCAGCAGTGACGGGATGTAAGGTTCCGAAAGCGACACAAATACAGGAGAATAAATTTGTTCCGCAGCAATTTACAGACGTAGAGAAATCTGACACAACAAATTCAGCATCGGTTAAGTGGCGTGAATTTTTTACTGATCCAAATCTAGTTGTATTAATAGATACAGCGTTAAAAAACAATCAGGAACTGAATGTTACTTTGCAGGAGTTGGCAATCGCAAAGAATGATATTCTTTTACGAAAAGGGGCGTTGAAACCTACCGTTGGTTTACGTGCGGGAGGAGGTGTTGAAAAAGTTGGGCGATATACTAGCCAGGGGGCGGGTGATGCCAGCACAGAAATTGCTCCTGGAAAGGAAATGCCGGATCCACTAGGAGATTTGACAATTGGTGCGTATGCAAGCTGGGAAATCGACGTTTGGAAAAAACTTAAGGACTCCGAGCAAGCCGCACTCAACCGCTACCTTGCTACGGTAGAGGGGAAAAATTTTGTCTTGAGTAGCCTTATTGCCGAGGTTGCCCGTTCGTATTATGAATTATTGGCATTGGATAATCAGTTGACCATTATCAAACAGAATATCGAGCTACAGGACAATGCACTTGCGGTAATCCGATTGCAGAAGCAGGCTGCTCGTGTAACAGAACTGGCGGTTCAAAAGTTTGAGGCTGAAGTGTTGAAAACCAAAGGTATGGAATTTGAGACGAGGCAACAAATCAAAGAAACTGAAAACCGTATTAATTTTCTATTGGGGCGTTTTCCACAAGAGATCAAACGCGACAAAAGCAATTTTGTCGATTTGATCCCGGCGAAGGTTCAGACAGGCATACCGAGCCAATTACTGAGCAATAGACCTGATATTCGTGAGGCAGAGTATGAACTCACTGCAGCCAAATTGGATGTAAATATTGCACGGAAAGAGTTTTATCCCTCTTTGGAGATTTCGGCTGCTTTGGGTTTACAGGCATTTAAACCTTCTTACTTGTTTAAGATGCCGGAATCGGTTTTATACAATTTAATTGGGGAGCTTGCGGCACCATTGATCAATAAAAATGGGCTTAAAGCGGAATTTAATACGGCTAACGCCAAACAAATACAGGCTGTATATAATTACGAGAAGACAATTCTGAATGCTTACTTAGAAGTCTCTACACAACTTTCTAATATTGAAAACCTAGGGCGCAGCTACGATTTCAAAACAAAAGAAGTTGAGGTTCTCAATAATTCCGTGTCTGTGTCAAATGATCTCTTTAAATCAGCGAGGGCAGACTATATGGAGGTTTTGATGACACAACGCGATGTGCTGGATTCGAAACTTGAATTGATAGAAACGAAGAAGCAGCAGCTCAATGCTGTTGTCAATATCTATAAAGATTTGGGAGGAGGCTGGAAATAA